One genomic segment of Erythrolamprus reginae isolate rEryReg1 chromosome 2, rEryReg1.hap1, whole genome shotgun sequence includes these proteins:
- the TOB1 gene encoding protein Tob1: MQLEIQVALNFIISYLYNKLPRRRVNIFGEELERLLKKKYEGHWYPDKPYKGSGFRCIHVGEKVDPVIEQASKESGLDIDDVRGNLPQDLSVWIDPFEVSYQIGEKGPVKVLYVDDSSENGCELDKEIKNSFNPEAQVFMPISDPTSSVSSSPSPPIGNSATVSPTFMPRSTQPLTFTTATFAATKFGSTKMKNSSRTNKVARTSPTNLGLNVNDLLKQKALSSSMHSLYGLGLNSQQVSQQQQPSQQQQKTSALSPNAKEFIFPNVQGQGSTNNLFPGDNPLNLSPLQYSNAFDMFAAYGGLNEKSFVDGLNFSLNSMQYSNQQFQPVMAN, translated from the coding sequence ATGCAGCTTGAAATACAAGTAGCACTCAATTTTATTATCTCATATTTGTACAATAAGCTTCCCAGACGACGTGTGAACATTTTTGGTGAAGAACTTGAAAGACTACTTAAGAAAAAGTATGAAGGTCACTGGTATCCAGATAAGCCATATAAAGGATCAGGGTTTAGATGTATACATGTAGGCGAAAAAGTGGACCCAGTCATTGAACAAGCATCCAAAGAGAGTGGTTTGGACATTGATGATGTTCGTGGCAATCTGCCTCAGGATCTTAGTGTTTGGATTGACCCATTTGAGGTTTCATACCAAATCGGTGAAAAGGGACCAGTGAAAGTGCTTTATGTGGATGATTCCAGTGAAAATGGATGTGAACTAGATAAAGAAATCAAGAATAGCTTTAACCCAGAGGCCCAGGTGTTCATGCCAATTAGCGACCCCACATCTTCTGTATCAAGCTCTCCTTCGCCTCCCATTGGTAATTCTGCCACTGTGAGCCCAACCTTCATGCCCCGTTCCACTCAGCCTTTAACGTTCACCACTGCCACGTTTGCTGCCACCAAGTTTGGCTCAACCAAAATGAAGAACAGCAGCCGTACCAACAAGGTCGCCCGCACTTCTCCCACTAATCTTGGCTTGAATGTCAACGATCTGCTGAAACAGAAAGCTCTTTCATCCTCCATGCACTCTCTCTATGGTCTTGGCCTCAACAGCCAGCAAGTTTCACAACAGCAACAACCATCACAACAGCAGCAGAAAACATCTGCCCTTTCTCCTAACGCAAAGGAATTCATTTTCCCTAATGTACAGGGCCAAGGTAGTACAAACAACCTGTTCCCTGGAGACAATCCCCTTAACCTTAGTCCTCTCCAGTACAGTAATGCCTTTGATATGTTTGCAGCCTATGGAGGTCTAAATGAAAAGTCTTTTGTAGATGGCTTGAATTTCAGTTTAAATAGCATGCAGTACTCTAACCAGCAATTCCAGCCTGTTATGGCTAACTAA